From a region of the Salinispira pacifica genome:
- a CDS encoding ATP-binding protein codes for MSDMFEFYNDDSSAGFRLDYMQMYNWGTFHNHVVTLPLKGKSGLITGPNGSGKSTFIDGITTLLYPAHRVRYNQASGGSKVERKIRDYFYGTYNTVYSEDETSVRDVSLRPDAKHLSILLARFYNEGTDQTVTLCQIMYARDRSSQIERLYVISRHPLRIEEHFAQIPTKLADIRKYIQTLPGTELHPSFSAYAKSFQRLFAMKSDQPLELFHKTISMKQVDNYTDFIRQLMLEPNDPAEQLDTLISHFDNLSNVHDRLEELERQREDMDRLFEDVRKWEGHNEDYQRYAKNEELISPFGKFLRYDFASDEQGRLSVELASKEQVLTRLTGKLRDVNTDLESTRGAIAQNGGQRLNELKIEIDDISTRLEAVRHHADTYRRLIRQLALPFPEAEVDFEQNKQDIREKADSIEERKKDLQERIIELSSSIKALKDERSDIEQETLSLRGRKNNIDLKTLGIRQKMCEELDIAVEELPFIAELVAVKEDQRLWEGAIERHLNSFARTLLFPLSRKEEIEKWINNNHLRSLLVAEPVDLDEEI; via the coding sequence ATGAGCGATATGTTCGAGTTTTACAATGATGACAGCAGTGCGGGTTTTCGCCTGGACTATATGCAGATGTATAACTGGGGAACCTTCCATAATCATGTCGTTACCCTGCCCCTGAAAGGTAAAAGCGGTCTGATTACCGGCCCCAACGGATCAGGTAAATCAACCTTCATTGACGGCATCACAACCCTTCTGTACCCCGCTCACCGGGTGCGCTACAACCAGGCATCCGGAGGGTCCAAGGTGGAGCGGAAAATCCGCGACTATTTTTACGGTACATATAACACAGTGTATTCTGAAGATGAAACGTCGGTGAGGGATGTTTCTCTCCGCCCGGATGCAAAACATCTGAGTATTCTTCTCGCGCGTTTTTATAATGAAGGCACCGATCAAACAGTAACCCTCTGCCAGATTATGTATGCCCGTGATCGATCCTCACAGATTGAACGACTTTATGTTATTTCCCGTCATCCGCTGCGCATAGAGGAACATTTTGCACAAATACCAACAAAGCTTGCCGATATTCGCAAATATATCCAAACCCTTCCCGGAACTGAACTGCATCCGTCGTTCAGCGCATATGCCAAATCCTTTCAGCGCCTGTTTGCCATGAAAAGTGATCAGCCCCTTGAATTGTTTCATAAAACAATCAGTATGAAACAGGTAGACAATTACACTGACTTTATTCGTCAGCTTATGCTTGAGCCGAATGATCCCGCTGAGCAGCTTGATACGCTGATTTCTCATTTTGATAACCTCTCGAACGTTCATGACAGATTGGAAGAGCTGGAGAGACAGCGGGAAGATATGGACCGACTATTTGAGGATGTCCGAAAATGGGAAGGGCATAACGAAGATTATCAACGCTATGCAAAAAATGAAGAACTGATCTCACCCTTCGGAAAGTTTCTCCGTTATGATTTTGCTTCGGATGAGCAGGGTCGTCTCAGTGTTGAACTTGCTTCCAAAGAACAGGTGCTCACACGACTGACCGGTAAGCTGAGGGATGTTAACACGGATCTTGAAAGCACCCGTGGCGCAATTGCGCAGAACGGTGGGCAGCGACTGAATGAATTGAAGATCGAAATTGACGATATTTCAACTCGTCTTGAGGCTGTCAGACACCATGCTGATACGTACCGTCGTTTGATCCGGCAACTTGCCCTGCCGTTTCCCGAAGCCGAGGTTGACTTCGAACAAAACAAGCAGGACATCCGGGAAAAAGCTGATTCAATTGAGGAGCGAAAGAAGGATTTACAGGAACGTATTATCGAGCTTTCATCCTCTATCAAGGCACTGAAGGACGAACGTTCCGATATTGAGCAGGAAACGCTGAGCCTCCGCGGCCGGAAGAATAATATCGACCTCAAGACACTTGGAATACGGCAAAAAATGTGTGAAGAGCTGGATATCGCCGTTGAGGAGCTCCCGTTTATTGCCGAGCTTGTTGCAGTAAAAGAAGACCAGCGGTTGTGGGAAGGTGCAATAGAACGTCACCTTAATTCATTTGCCAGAACCCTTTTATTTCCATTGTCCCGGAAGGAGGAAATCGAAAAGTGGATCAACAATAATCATTTGCGAAGCCTTCTGGTGGCGGAGCCGGTGGATCTGGATGAGGAAATCTAG
- a CDS encoding DUF3375 domain-containing protein: MTYDDLRYYHKNNAAWKLLAATTAPLILGFFQRIIDKYSRNPVSRTDYLYELESYLGLLERDYPEESFQTPEKYLTQWSSGDRGWLDSFYPRGKDEPHYRMTAGIDSALQFLQAQLNPSYTATDTKLATLLRELENLVTQSEEDPTLRRKALRTQIKALQNQMNDIGENRMKMMDDRTVQDTYRHISSIANSLVTDIRSVTREFEELNKSIREQVAQAGENRAEIIRDILQFRGSIDNSPQGQSFHAFGRLLMNANQNASLQEHIGKIHSLAAVQKLDTSILDNFYFELLEANETAQKTLSYVAQSLRRFLEEQSTRESRRMHQLLNDIERLAITLAKHPPREFVLELEHRKLDISVPFDRPLFSPAAELKVEGVTDTAVDLPDLVDIIPETQMNLELLTRHIAIQLSKESQTSLQRLVEAYPVAGLEEIVGYFALVDSQFQGIILTEDGVDISWYDQAGNRRVARSVPNIIFYKPEDEETAP; the protein is encoded by the coding sequence ATGACATATGATGATCTACGCTATTATCACAAGAACAATGCAGCCTGGAAACTTCTTGCTGCAACTACCGCACCATTAATTCTAGGTTTTTTTCAGCGGATCATCGATAAATACTCCCGAAATCCTGTATCGCGTACAGATTATCTATATGAACTTGAGTCTTATTTAGGACTTTTGGAACGTGATTATCCTGAGGAGAGTTTCCAGACCCCGGAAAAATATCTCACACAATGGAGCAGCGGGGATAGGGGGTGGCTGGACAGTTTTTATCCTCGGGGGAAAGATGAGCCACACTACCGGATGACCGCAGGAATCGATTCTGCCCTCCAATTTCTGCAGGCCCAGCTGAATCCCAGCTATACGGCTACCGATACAAAGCTGGCCACCCTCTTGCGGGAACTTGAAAACCTTGTTACCCAAAGCGAAGAGGATCCGACACTCAGGCGAAAAGCGCTTCGCACACAGATAAAAGCTCTCCAGAATCAGATGAATGATATTGGAGAGAACCGTATGAAAATGATGGATGATCGGACTGTCCAGGATACTTATCGGCATATATCCAGCATCGCAAACTCATTGGTAACCGATATCCGCAGTGTGACCCGGGAGTTCGAGGAACTGAATAAGAGCATCCGTGAACAGGTTGCCCAGGCCGGTGAAAATCGGGCAGAAATTATCCGCGATATTCTCCAGTTCCGTGGAAGTATAGACAATTCACCTCAAGGCCAGTCGTTTCATGCATTTGGCCGTCTTCTGATGAATGCGAATCAGAATGCCAGTCTCCAGGAACATATTGGTAAAATTCATTCCTTAGCTGCCGTTCAGAAACTCGACACTTCGATTCTTGATAACTTTTATTTTGAACTTCTTGAAGCCAATGAAACTGCCCAGAAGACCCTTTCCTATGTGGCTCAGTCACTGAGACGCTTTCTTGAGGAACAGTCAACACGGGAATCGAGGAGAATGCATCAGCTTCTCAATGATATTGAACGACTGGCGATTACACTTGCGAAGCATCCCCCCCGGGAGTTTGTACTGGAGCTCGAGCATCGCAAACTCGATATTTCTGTGCCCTTCGATCGGCCGCTTTTTTCCCCGGCTGCGGAGTTAAAGGTTGAAGGTGTGACCGATACCGCAGTGGATTTACCCGATCTGGTGGATATTATTCCTGAAACACAGATGAATCTTGAATTACTTACACGACACATCGCTATCCAGCTCAGCAAGGAGTCACAGACAAGTTTGCAGAGACTGGTGGAAGCATATCCCGTTGCTGGGTTGGAAGAAATAGTCGGGTATTTTGCTCTTGTCGATTCGCAGTTTCAGGGAATTATTCTAACTGAAGACGGGGTCGATATAAGCTGGTATGACCAGGCGGGGAATCGGCGGGTTGCCCGGTCAGTCCCGAATATTATTTTTTATAAGCCTGAAGACGAGGAGACAGCACCTTGA
- a CDS encoding DUF4194 domain-containing protein, with translation MDETNSELSDVLITLLKGTWILRHGDQKQQRLWAILKKRLKAVSNHLELLRLKLIVDEVEGFAHLRGMDIEEGGEGPRLTMRTQLPYRVSYLLVMLRKMLDEYDASDGSHRCVVSTEVIFDRIRLANKDGTNKARMKDEFSADLKKVKDMGFISPIPGDKERVEISRVIKAYVDAALVSSMAEQLEIYAEYANKRYGDSEGAPSE, from the coding sequence ATGGACGAAACAAATAGTGAACTGTCTGATGTCCTTATAACTCTGCTGAAGGGAACCTGGATATTGAGGCATGGTGACCAGAAGCAGCAGCGTCTGTGGGCTATCCTGAAGAAACGGCTGAAAGCGGTGAGCAATCATCTGGAGCTTCTTCGTCTCAAACTCATCGTCGATGAAGTTGAGGGGTTTGCCCATCTACGCGGGATGGATATTGAAGAAGGCGGTGAGGGACCCCGGCTTACGATGCGTACCCAGTTGCCGTACCGGGTAAGCTATCTGCTGGTTATGCTGCGGAAAATGCTGGATGAATACGATGCATCTGATGGATCACATCGCTGTGTGGTAAGTACTGAAGTGATTTTTGACCGTATCCGCCTTGCCAACAAGGACGGTACGAATAAAGCCCGCATGAAGGATGAGTTTAGTGCTGATCTGAAAAAAGTAAAGGATATGGGTTTTATCTCTCCCATTCCAGGGGATAAGGAGAGGGTCGAAATCAGTCGCGTAATCAAAGCCTATGTGGATGCTGCTTTGGTGAGCTCCATGGCCGAGCAGCTTGAAATATATGCAGAATATGCCAATAAACGGTATGGCGACAGCGAGGGAGCACCATCCGAATGA
- a CDS encoding DUF3322 domain-containing protein: protein MNQELFRAIARSYESGSAFQDMYSDSVYPLQIVLKRPFPLSQIARRMDEFLRWKHEIEEDCGRFSLSLNYREEGSRAYGRQRIPESVLISDAGTHADILGRSTEYSRVRSILEQIDREAPELLRWDGENYPVLLEIAPDLDALLCVYRWRVNHPDQTPFLRELHLHGVHTKLIEKHKRVLAAWFRIGMDPEWLEQRKHFKDFPRRYGFARERRRFRFRFLHPDDSPLQGILDFEIFLHEMKDNLLKHIQNIIIIENHLSFLCLEPRNGVLAIDGMGYAAVDLVKQDWISSKTILYFGDCDAHGLDILSRLRAVRPDIISVCMSVSTFQDFFSFATIDSTPAIPLPEHLNSDEVRLFTNLHENSLKGNPNRLEQERISIQYVMSEMDLKLADPS, encoded by the coding sequence ATGAACCAGGAACTATTCAGGGCTATCGCCAGAAGTTATGAATCTGGCTCAGCTTTTCAGGATATGTATTCTGACTCGGTTTACCCACTTCAGATCGTCCTCAAGCGGCCTTTCCCCTTATCTCAGATTGCCAGACGCATGGATGAGTTTCTCCGGTGGAAACACGAAATTGAGGAAGATTGCGGGAGATTCTCCCTCTCTCTCAACTACCGGGAGGAGGGCAGCAGAGCTTACGGGAGACAGCGGATACCGGAATCTGTTCTCATCTCTGATGCTGGAACACATGCTGATATTCTTGGCCGCAGTACAGAATATTCCCGGGTTAGGTCAATTTTGGAGCAAATAGACAGGGAAGCTCCGGAGCTTTTGCGATGGGACGGCGAAAACTATCCTGTACTTCTTGAAATAGCACCTGATCTGGATGCATTGCTCTGTGTATACCGCTGGCGGGTTAATCATCCTGATCAGACCCCGTTTTTAAGAGAGTTGCACCTTCATGGGGTCCATACCAAACTGATAGAAAAGCACAAACGGGTATTGGCCGCATGGTTCAGAATCGGAATGGATCCTGAATGGCTTGAACAGCGGAAGCATTTCAAAGATTTTCCGAGGCGATACGGATTTGCCCGGGAGAGACGAAGGTTCAGATTCCGTTTCTTACACCCCGATGATTCGCCATTGCAAGGCATTCTCGACTTCGAAATATTTCTTCACGAAATGAAGGACAATCTCCTCAAACACATACAGAACATCATCATCATAGAAAATCATCTCAGCTTTCTCTGTCTCGAACCACGGAATGGAGTATTGGCCATCGATGGTATGGGATATGCCGCAGTCGATCTGGTAAAACAGGATTGGATAAGTAGTAAAACAATTCTGTATTTCGGTGACTGCGATGCCCATGGCCTGGATATTCTCTCCCGGCTGCGAGCCGTGCGACCGGATATCATATCGGTATGTATGTCTGTAAGTACCTTTCAAGATTTTTTCAGCTTCGCTACCATAGATTCAACCCCCGCCATTCCGCTTCCTGAGCACCTGAATAGTGATGAGGTTCGACTGTTTACGAATCTTCATGAGAATTCACTGAAAGGTAATCCAAACAGACTGGAGCAGGAACGAATTTCCATTCAGTATGTGATGAGTGAGATGGATTTAAAGTTGGCTGATCCGTCTTAA
- a CDS encoding SbcC/MukB-like Walker B domain-containing protein, translating into MNYSTCSTIQEFHYADYAITPQGLIKRGGRQLRKDDRFRIDDRSRYILGWDTREKIRTLEMRIDELSGQIQENEEHLERCKFDDRNLSDMQKVCNNLLFLDSFKNLDIKPLTALYQDKIDERHKLENSNDILKDLELTRDHLEKALEQCTNNIAETNRRIGGLTDRLNETNALLEDLGSELSPLQSYKSEILAGGKLLQQEAGILPAVRTENEIHKHIDELFAWNKLRMKKSAEKVREIEQKLVGSMSNLGGKLYPADMREFGNTINSLDEYRLYYEHLIQDDLPQFKTRFKRMLNQETVQSIVQFRQHLEFVREQMEKGIRDVNWSMKEINFSDGRYLELIARNNPDMVIREFKSELRSCTEDSSGSGEDDVFSEARFVQVKKLIERFRNESRWTSKVCDVRNWMVFQISEKQRKDDLEVARYSDSNRKSGGEKEKLAYTILAASLAYQFGLKLGETRSDSFRFVMIDEAFHKASSDSTHYGMELFKLFNLQLLLVTPNKDIPIIEQYVSTVGLTHKNESSHSMLYTTDIETFIEKRNTVEAGKTV; encoded by the coding sequence ATGAATTACTCTACCTGCTCAACAATTCAGGAATTTCATTACGCAGACTACGCCATCACCCCCCAGGGATTAATAAAACGGGGAGGCAGACAACTTCGCAAGGATGATCGTTTTAGAATTGATGATCGTAGCCGCTACATTCTCGGCTGGGATACCCGTGAAAAGATTCGCACGCTTGAAATGCGGATAGACGAACTCTCCGGACAGATTCAGGAGAATGAAGAACATCTGGAGCGATGTAAGTTTGATGACCGTAACCTCAGTGATATGCAGAAGGTCTGCAATAACCTGCTGTTTCTCGACAGTTTTAAAAATCTTGATATTAAACCTTTAACAGCACTGTATCAGGATAAGATTGACGAACGCCATAAGCTGGAAAACTCAAATGATATTTTAAAGGATCTGGAGCTGACCCGGGACCATCTCGAAAAAGCACTCGAACAATGTACCAATAATATCGCCGAAACAAACCGGCGAATCGGAGGGCTTACTGACCGATTGAATGAAACCAATGCACTCCTGGAGGATCTTGGGTCTGAACTCTCCCCCCTTCAAAGCTATAAGAGCGAGATATTGGCAGGAGGTAAGCTGCTGCAACAGGAGGCTGGAATACTCCCCGCGGTACGGACGGAGAATGAGATCCACAAGCATATCGATGAACTCTTTGCCTGGAACAAACTCAGGATGAAAAAATCTGCTGAGAAGGTACGGGAAATTGAACAAAAGCTTGTGGGATCAATGAGCAACCTGGGCGGCAAACTCTACCCCGCAGATATGAGGGAGTTTGGAAATACCATAAACAGTCTGGATGAATATCGTCTGTATTATGAACACCTTATTCAGGATGATCTTCCCCAGTTTAAGACCCGCTTCAAGCGAATGCTCAATCAAGAAACAGTACAGAGTATCGTACAATTCCGCCAACACCTGGAGTTTGTCCGTGAGCAGATGGAAAAAGGCATTCGGGACGTCAATTGGAGTATGAAAGAGATCAACTTCTCAGATGGACGCTATCTGGAACTTATTGCCAGGAATAATCCCGATATGGTCATTCGAGAGTTTAAATCCGAACTGCGATCCTGCACCGAAGACTCCTCAGGTTCCGGGGAAGATGATGTATTTTCTGAAGCCCGTTTTGTTCAGGTGAAGAAGCTTATTGAACGCTTCAGGAATGAGAGTCGCTGGACAAGTAAGGTCTGTGATGTACGTAATTGGATGGTCTTTCAGATTTCTGAAAAACAACGTAAGGACGACCTGGAGGTAGCACGCTATTCCGACAGTAACCGGAAGTCGGGCGGTGAAAAGGAAAAACTTGCCTACACCATTCTGGCAGCGTCACTGGCATATCAATTTGGTTTGAAACTGGGAGAGACCCGAAGCGACAGCTTCCGCTTTGTAATGATAGACGAGGCATTCCATAAGGCAAGTTCGGACTCCACTCATTACGGTATGGAGCTATTTAAACTGTTTAATCTTCAATTGCTTCTTGTCACGCCCAACAAGGATATCCCGATAATCGAACAGTATGTATCTACAGTAGGCTTGACCCATAAGAATGAGTCAAGCCATTCCATGCTCTACACCACTGATATTGAAACCTTCATTGAAAAACGCAACACTGTTGAAGCCGGTAAAACCGTATGA